The DNA window GAAAATCTTTATAAGTATTATTATTCTGGCAATATATTCTGACTGTTTCTATCATACGATTCATTTTTTAGATGGCTAAATATATTACATAATAACAAAGGAGGCAATTAACAAGCTAAAGAATTAAATGTTAAGGCCTCCTTTTTATTATTTTTTAAAGCTCGTAAATAAATTCTCTTTTCAATTTCAAAAGAAAAGAGAAAAACAAACTATGCATTAGTTTGTCCTGTCAAAAGCTTTACCAACTCACACATCCCCTCGGAAGCAACCTTACGAATTACATGAATCTGATGATGATTGGTATTTACTGTTACTTCATTAGGATCGACAAGGTATACCGGAGTTTTAAAAGGAACATAGTTAAGTAAACCTGCAGCCGGATATACATTCAAAGAAGTGCCTATTATCAGAAAGATATCAGCTTCCTGAACATACTGAATAGCTTCATCAATTTTTGGAACAGCTTCACCGTACCACACAATATAAGGCCGGTATTGCGATCCATCGGGAGCTAAGTCTCCAACTTTTATATTATATTCTTCAGGAGATAATTCCTTTACGTATCTTTGGTCATAAGGAGAGTAAGAAGAGCACACTTTAGTTAGCTCTCCATGAAGATGAATCACCTTTGAACTTCCTGCACGTTCATGAAGATCGTCTATATTCTGAGTAACGACAGTTACATTATATTCTTTTTCCAGTTCAGCAATCAGTTTATGCCCTTTATTAGGTAATGAAGTGAGCAATTGCCGGCGCATATC is part of the uncultured Bacteroides sp. genome and encodes:
- a CDS encoding Sir2 family NAD-dependent protein deacetylase, giving the protein MKKLVVLSGAGISVESGGSTFRGANGLWGKYPIEQVATPEGYASDPELVLNFYNDMRRQLLTSLPNKGHKLIAELEKEYNVTVVTQNIDDLHERAGSSKVIHLHGELTKVCSSYSPYDQRYVKELSPEEYNIKVGDLAPDGSQYRPYIVWYGEAVPKIDEAIQYVQEADIFLIIGTSLNVYPAAGLLNYVPFKTPVYLVDPNEVTVNTNHHQIHVIRKVASEGMCELVKLLTGQTNA